A DNA window from Candidatus Krumholzibacteriia bacterium contains the following coding sequences:
- a CDS encoding zinc ribbon domain-containing protein, whose product MPMYDYLCPHCGVAFEELRSIAERKTAECPGCGKTAQKQVSGFFTSRGSSTPSSGSCGLGNLGGG is encoded by the coding sequence GTGCCCCCACTGCGGCGTGGCCTTCGAGGAGCTGCGCTCGATCGCCGAGCGCAAGACCGCCGAGTGCCCCGGCTGCGGAAAGACGGCCCAGAAGCAGGTCTCCGGCTTCTTCACCAGCCGCGGCAGCTCGACGCCGTCGAGTGGCTCGTGCGGACTCGGCAACCTCGGCGGCGGCTGA